Proteins encoded by one window of Actinocorallia herbida:
- the cobN gene encoding cobaltochelatase subunit CobN: protein MGAPAFESGTIVLLSTSDTDLLSARACGADYRLGNPARLTPADLPALTEGASLVVVRLLGGRRAWEEGLDALLAGRIPVVVLGGEQAADAELMELSTVPSGVAAQAHAYLAHGGEGNLGELYRFLSDTVLLTGFGFESPRETPVWGVLDRPSRESDGPVVAVLYYRAHHTAGNTAFIETLCTALEDKGARPLPVYCASLRSAPADLLDVLASADALIVTVLAAGGTRPGAVSAGGDDELWDVGALAALDIPILQGLCLTSSRAEWAANDDGLSPLDAASQVAIPEFDGRIITVPFSFKEIDEDGLTVYVADEERASRVAGIAHRHALLRHVPAAEKRVALMLSAYPTKHSRIGNAVGLDTPRSVVRMLRALDERGYRVGELPGVAEQDGDALIHALIAAGGQDENWLTEETLAANPVRISGEDYGRFFATLPADLRASMTEHWGEAPGSLFVHDGDIVLAALTAGNVVVMVQPPRGFGENPIAIYHDPDLPPSHHYLAAYRWLQDSFGAHAIVHVGKHGNLEWLPGKGAGLSADCGPDAALGDLPLIYPFLVNDPGEGTQAKRRAHAVLVDHLVPPMARADGYGDIARLEQLLDEHAGIAAMDPAKLPAIRAQIWTLIQAAKLDHDLGLADRPHDAEFDDFLLHVDGWLCEIKDVQIRDGLHVLGEAPEGEARVNLVLAILRARQMWAGRQSLPGLREALGLAEDGSAGRAETDAAEDLASRLVRAAEAGGWLDPAGAVRDVLGRADAAVEAVLRFAADEVVPRLARTTDEMTHVLHALDGGYVPAGPSGSPLRGLVNVLPTGRNFYSVDPKAIPSRLAWATGQAMADSLLDRYRSEHGEWPASVGLSVWGTSAMRTAGDDVAEVLALLGVRPVWDDASRRVTGLEVIPADELGRPRIDVTVRISGFFRDAFPHVVAMLDDAVRLVAHLDEPDEANYVSAHVRGDLAEHGDARRATLRVFGSRPGAYGAGLLPLIDSRNWRDEADLAEVYAVWGGFAYGRDLDGVPARADMESAYRRIAVAAKNVDTREHDIADSDDYFQYHGGMVATVRALTGRAPAAYIGDSTRPEAIRTRSLTEETSRIFRARVVNPRWLAAMRRHGYKGAFELAATVDYLFGYDATTGVVADWMYDRLGRTYILDPENRAFLDQANPWALHGMAERLLEAASRGMWAEPDPEVLAGVRQAYLETEGDLESGME, encoded by the coding sequence ATGGGCGCGCCCGCTTTCGAGAGCGGCACGATCGTGCTGCTCTCGACCTCTGACACCGACCTGCTCAGCGCGCGCGCTTGCGGCGCCGACTACAGGCTCGGGAATCCGGCCCGTCTCACCCCCGCCGATCTGCCCGCCCTCACCGAGGGCGCCTCCCTGGTCGTGGTGCGCCTGCTGGGCGGCCGCCGGGCGTGGGAGGAGGGCCTGGACGCCCTCCTCGCCGGCAGGATCCCGGTCGTGGTCCTCGGCGGAGAGCAGGCCGCGGACGCCGAGCTGATGGAGCTGTCCACGGTCCCGTCAGGGGTGGCCGCGCAGGCGCACGCCTACCTCGCGCACGGTGGCGAAGGCAACCTCGGCGAGCTGTACCGGTTCCTGTCCGACACCGTCCTGCTGACGGGCTTCGGCTTCGAGTCCCCCCGGGAGACACCCGTGTGGGGCGTCCTCGACCGCCCGTCGCGCGAGTCGGACGGCCCGGTCGTCGCGGTCCTGTACTACCGCGCCCACCACACGGCCGGGAACACCGCCTTCATCGAGACGCTGTGCACGGCGCTCGAGGACAAGGGCGCAAGGCCCCTCCCCGTCTACTGCGCCTCCCTGCGGTCGGCCCCTGCCGACCTGCTCGACGTCCTCGCCTCCGCCGACGCCCTCATCGTGACGGTCCTGGCCGCGGGAGGCACCCGTCCGGGCGCGGTGTCCGCGGGCGGCGACGACGAGCTGTGGGACGTGGGCGCGCTCGCAGCCCTCGACATCCCCATCCTCCAGGGCCTGTGCCTGACCTCCAGCCGCGCCGAGTGGGCGGCCAACGACGACGGCCTCTCCCCCTTGGACGCCGCCTCCCAGGTGGCGATCCCCGAGTTCGACGGGCGGATCATCACCGTTCCGTTCTCCTTCAAGGAGATCGACGAGGACGGCCTGACCGTCTACGTCGCCGACGAAGAGCGCGCCTCCCGCGTCGCGGGGATCGCGCACCGGCACGCGCTGCTGCGGCACGTGCCGGCCGCGGAGAAGCGGGTCGCGCTGATGCTGTCGGCCTACCCGACCAAGCACTCGCGCATCGGCAACGCGGTCGGCCTGGACACCCCGCGCAGCGTCGTCCGGATGCTGCGCGCGCTGGACGAGCGGGGCTACCGGGTCGGCGAACTGCCGGGCGTGGCCGAGCAGGACGGCGACGCGCTGATCCACGCGCTCATCGCGGCGGGCGGCCAGGACGAGAACTGGCTGACCGAGGAGACGCTGGCCGCGAACCCGGTGCGCATCTCCGGCGAGGACTACGGAAGGTTCTTCGCCACCCTGCCCGCGGACCTGCGCGCCTCGATGACCGAGCACTGGGGCGAGGCGCCGGGGAGCCTGTTCGTGCACGACGGCGACATCGTGCTCGCCGCGCTCACCGCCGGCAACGTCGTGGTCATGGTGCAGCCTCCGCGGGGGTTCGGGGAGAACCCCATCGCGATCTACCACGACCCCGACCTGCCCCCCAGCCACCACTACCTGGCGGCCTACCGATGGCTCCAGGACTCCTTCGGCGCGCACGCGATCGTGCATGTGGGCAAGCACGGCAACCTGGAGTGGCTGCCCGGCAAGGGCGCGGGCCTGTCTGCGGACTGCGGCCCGGACGCCGCTCTCGGCGACCTCCCTTTGATCTACCCCTTCCTGGTCAACGACCCGGGTGAGGGCACCCAGGCCAAGCGCCGCGCGCACGCCGTCCTGGTGGACCACCTCGTCCCGCCGATGGCGCGCGCCGACGGCTACGGCGACATCGCCCGGCTGGAGCAGCTCCTCGACGAGCACGCGGGCATCGCGGCGATGGACCCGGCGAAGCTCCCGGCGATCCGCGCCCAGATCTGGACGCTCATCCAGGCCGCGAAGCTCGACCACGACCTGGGCTTGGCGGACCGGCCGCACGACGCGGAGTTCGACGACTTCCTCCTGCACGTCGACGGCTGGCTGTGCGAGATCAAGGACGTGCAGATCCGCGACGGCCTGCACGTGCTGGGCGAGGCGCCCGAGGGCGAGGCCCGCGTGAATCTCGTCCTGGCGATCCTGCGGGCCCGGCAGATGTGGGCGGGCAGGCAGTCGCTGCCGGGCCTCCGCGAGGCTCTGGGCCTCGCCGAGGACGGTTCCGCGGGACGGGCCGAGACCGACGCCGCCGAAGACCTGGCCTCCCGTCTCGTGCGCGCGGCCGAGGCGGGGGGCTGGCTCGACCCCGCGGGCGCCGTCCGCGACGTGCTGGGCCGTGCGGACGCCGCGGTGGAGGCCGTGCTGCGGTTCGCCGCCGACGAGGTCGTGCCGCGCCTGGCCCGCACGACCGACGAGATGACGCATGTCCTGCACGCCCTGGACGGCGGCTATGTCCCGGCCGGACCGTCCGGGTCGCCGCTGCGCGGCCTGGTGAACGTGCTGCCGACGGGCCGGAACTTCTACTCCGTCGACCCCAAGGCCATCCCGAGCAGGCTGGCGTGGGCGACGGGCCAGGCGATGGCCGACTCCCTGCTCGACCGCTACCGGTCCGAGCACGGCGAGTGGCCGGCGAGCGTGGGCCTGTCGGTGTGGGGGACGAGCGCGATGCGGACCGCGGGCGACGACGTCGCCGAGGTTCTGGCCCTGCTCGGCGTCCGCCCCGTCTGGGACGACGCGTCCCGCCGCGTCACCGGCCTCGAGGTGATCCCGGCCGACGAGCTGGGCCGCCCCCGCATCGACGTGACGGTAAGGATCTCCGGTTTCTTCCGGGACGCCTTCCCGCACGTGGTGGCGATGCTGGACGACGCCGTAAGGCTGGTCGCCCACCTCGATGAGCCCGACGAGGCCAACTACGTCAGCGCCCATGTGCGCGGCGATCTCGCCGAGCACGGCGACGCCCGCCGTGCGACCCTCCGGGTGTTCGGCTCCCGGCCGGGCGCCTACGGCGCGGGCCTCCTCCCCCTGATCGACAGCCGCAACTGGCGTGACGAAGCGGACCTCGCCGAGGTCTACGCCGTCTGGGGCGGCTTCGCCTACGGCCGCGACCTGGACGGGGTGCCCGCGCGCGCCGACATGGAGTCCGCCTATCGCCGCATCGCGGTGGCCGCCAAGAACGTCGACACCCGCGAGCACGACATCGCCGACTCCGACGACTATTTCCAGTACCACGGAGGCATGGTCGCCACCGTGCGCGCGCTCACCGGACGGGCTCCGGCCGCGTACATCGGCGACAGCACCCGGCCGGAGGCGATCCGCACGAGGTCCCTCACGGAGGAGACGTCACGCATCTTCCGCGCCCGGGTCGTCAACCCCCGCTGGCTGGCGGCGATGCGAAGGCACGGGTACAAGGGCGCCTTCGAACTGGCGGCCACGGTGGACTACCTCTTCGGTTACGACGCCACCACCGGCGTGGTGGCCGACTGGATGTACGACCGGCTCGGCCGGACCTACATCCTCGACCCCGAGAACCGCGCGTTCCTCGACCAGGCGAACCCGTGGGCCCTGCACGGCATGGCCGAACGCCTCCTGGAGGCCGCCTCACGCGGCATGTGGGCCGAACCCGACCCCGAGGTCCTCGCCGGCGTCCGCCAGGCCTACCTGGAAACCGAGGGCGACCTGGAGTCCGGCATGGAGTGA
- a CDS encoding MBL fold metallo-hydrolase — translation MKIELGAAAAVGLVGLAFRDVPRSLGALKPGPRVLRSPHFRDGSFHNLRDEPPATEPVRAAREYARREQRTPLTPVPVMTPRFGDPEALTVHWLGHGTSLVDIEGRRVLFDPVFSQRCSPSSLVGPKRVHPVPVTVTGLPRLDVIAITHDHYDHLDVASVRALLHAQDAPFVVPLGVGAHLERWGVPTSRIIELDWDEAAVVAGLRITATGAHHFSGRALKRNPTLWCSYVVAGTDKKVFYSGDSGYFEGYAGIGAAHGPFDVTLIQVGAYSASWPDIHMTPEEGVTAHRDLRGELMIPVHWGTFVLAPHAWNDPPNRVKAEAKLHGVRLAVPRPGERIDVSAPQEPDGWWETLA, via the coding sequence GTGAAGATCGAACTCGGTGCGGCGGCGGCCGTTGGGCTGGTCGGCCTCGCCTTCCGGGACGTGCCGCGCTCCCTCGGCGCACTGAAACCGGGCCCGCGCGTCCTGCGCTCGCCGCATTTCCGGGACGGCAGTTTCCACAACCTGCGGGACGAGCCGCCCGCGACCGAGCCGGTGCGGGCCGCCCGCGAGTACGCGCGGCGCGAGCAGCGGACCCCGCTCACCCCGGTCCCGGTGATGACGCCGAGGTTCGGCGACCCCGAGGCGCTGACGGTGCACTGGCTCGGGCACGGCACCTCGCTGGTCGACATCGAGGGCCGCCGGGTGCTGTTCGACCCGGTCTTCTCCCAGCGCTGCTCGCCCAGCTCCCTCGTCGGGCCCAAACGGGTCCACCCCGTGCCGGTCACGGTCACCGGCCTGCCCCGCCTGGACGTCATCGCGATCACGCACGACCACTACGACCACCTCGACGTGGCCTCGGTGCGGGCGCTCCTGCACGCGCAGGACGCCCCGTTCGTGGTCCCGCTCGGCGTCGGCGCCCATCTGGAGCGCTGGGGGGTGCCCACGTCCCGGATCATCGAACTCGACTGGGACGAGGCGGCCGTCGTCGCCGGCCTGCGGATCACCGCGACGGGGGCGCACCACTTCTCGGGCCGGGCGCTCAAGCGGAATCCGACGCTGTGGTGCTCCTATGTGGTGGCGGGCACGGATAAAAAGGTGTTCTACAGCGGGGATTCCGGCTACTTCGAGGGCTATGCCGGGATCGGCGCCGCGCACGGCCCGTTCGACGTGACCCTCATCCAGGTCGGCGCCTACAGCGCATCCTGGCCGGACATCCATATGACCCCCGAGGAGGGCGTCACCGCCCACCGCGACCTGCGCGGCGAGCTGATGATCCCGGTGCACTGGGGCACCTTCGTGCTCGCCCCGCACGCCTGGAACGACCCGCCGAACCGCGTCAAGGCCGAGGCGAAGCTGCACGGGGTGCGCCTCGCCGTCCCCCGGCCGGGCGAGCGGATCGACGTGTCCGCGCCCCAGGAGCCGGACGGATGGTGGGAGACCCTGGCCTGA
- a CDS encoding DHA2 family efflux MFS transporter permease subunit, translated as MTSLLGRWRGNPWAILLTLSLGFFMTLLDLTIVNIAIPDMLVHLDASFDEVLWVVNGYVLILAVLLITCGRLGDLRGQRPMFVIGVTVFTLASLLCGISQEAWQLIAARVVQGLGAAMLMPQTMALIIATFPPQRRGAAMGIWGSVAGLATIAGPTVGGLLVTVLDWRWIFFVNVPIGVVVLVLAFSVIPDVRHSARVPLDWTGVALASVALFFFVFALTEGQRYDWNGWIWASFAVAAVVFAVFLTQQRRRQDNGPLVPFSLLRNRNFSVLSLVGVTVSIGMIGLFLPMSIYLQSVLGYSAIKAGLVMAPSSIVSMFIAPFAGRMSDRLGGKRILMFGMVTYGIGLSWLVSTVGPQTEWQTFLGPFIVAGIGIGCVFAPMSTEAMRTVPPAQAGAAAGVNNTLRQLGSVLGNATAGAILQNRMAAALADTARSAAAQVPEANREEFVRSFAGAARAGLELGAGQHTGPASAPPEVQRLAARVFTDAFVTAVRPTMIFPVVMIFVGAAACLLVRDVTGLGAAPAPSAEKS; from the coding sequence GTGACCTCGCTGCTCGGCCGCTGGCGCGGCAACCCCTGGGCGATCCTGCTGACGCTCTCGCTCGGGTTCTTCATGACCCTCCTCGACCTCACGATCGTCAACATCGCGATCCCGGACATGCTGGTGCATCTGGACGCGTCGTTCGATGAGGTCCTCTGGGTGGTGAACGGGTATGTGCTGATCCTCGCGGTCCTGCTCATCACCTGCGGACGCCTCGGCGACCTGCGCGGGCAGCGGCCGATGTTCGTGATCGGCGTCACGGTGTTCACGCTCGCGTCGCTGCTGTGCGGCATCTCCCAGGAGGCGTGGCAGCTCATCGCCGCCCGGGTCGTGCAGGGCCTCGGCGCGGCGATGCTCATGCCGCAGACCATGGCGCTGATCATCGCCACGTTCCCGCCGCAGCGGCGCGGCGCGGCGATGGGCATCTGGGGGTCGGTCGCGGGCCTGGCGACGATCGCCGGACCCACCGTCGGCGGCCTCCTGGTCACGGTGCTGGACTGGCGGTGGATCTTCTTCGTCAACGTGCCGATCGGCGTCGTCGTGCTGGTGCTGGCGTTCTCCGTCATCCCCGACGTGCGGCACTCGGCGCGCGTGCCGCTCGACTGGACGGGCGTGGCGCTCGCCTCGGTCGCGCTGTTCTTCTTCGTGTTCGCGCTCACCGAGGGCCAGCGCTACGACTGGAACGGCTGGATCTGGGCGTCGTTCGCGGTGGCGGCGGTGGTCTTCGCGGTCTTCCTCACCCAGCAGCGGCGCAGGCAGGACAATGGCCCGCTGGTGCCCTTCTCGCTGCTGCGCAACCGGAACTTCAGCGTGCTGAGCCTCGTCGGCGTGACGGTCTCGATCGGCATGATCGGGCTGTTCCTGCCCATGTCGATCTATCTCCAGTCGGTGCTGGGGTACTCGGCGATCAAGGCGGGCCTCGTGATGGCGCCGTCGTCGATCGTGTCGATGTTCATCGCCCCGTTCGCCGGGCGGATGTCCGACCGCCTCGGCGGCAAGCGCATCCTCATGTTCGGCATGGTCACCTACGGGATCGGGCTGTCCTGGCTGGTCTCGACGGTCGGCCCGCAGACGGAGTGGCAGACGTTCCTCGGGCCCTTCATCGTCGCCGGGATCGGCATCGGCTGCGTCTTCGCGCCCATGTCGACCGAGGCGATGCGCACGGTGCCGCCCGCGCAGGCCGGCGCCGCCGCGGGCGTCAACAACACGCTGCGCCAGCTCGGCTCGGTCCTCGGCAACGCGACGGCGGGCGCGATCCTCCAGAACCGGATGGCCGCCGCGCTCGCCGACACCGCCAGGTCCGCCGCGGCGCAGGTGCCCGAGGCGAATCGGGAGGAGTTCGTGCGGAGCTTCGCGGGCGCGGCCCGGGCCGGTCTGGAGCTGGGCGCGGGTCAGCACACCGGACCGGCGAGCGCGCCGCCGGAGGTCCAGCGGCTCGCCGCCCGCGTCTTCACCGACGCGTTCGTCACCGCGGTGCGGCCGACCATGATCTTCCCCGTGGTGATGATCTTCGTCGGGGCCGCGGCCTGCCTGCTGGTCCGGGACGTCACGGGCCTGGGCGCCGCGCCCGCGCCGAGCGCCGAGAAGTCCTGA
- a CDS encoding pyridoxamine 5'-phosphate oxidase family protein, which produces MHDGVEFIADVAALTGLLGDPYESVIRKVQPRLEEHARNWIAESPFCLLASSDGAGNADVSPRGDKTGFVKVLDDRTIVVPERPGNQRYDTLRNLIVNPAVGMLFLIPGREETLRVNGRARLVAKAPFMADLAVDGKLPKAAILIEIDEVFFHCAKAFRRSGLWRHEEWPDRDVVPSLGAMMRDILAIDVTAQVIDDDLEAGYRATLY; this is translated from the coding sequence GTGCACGACGGGGTGGAGTTCATCGCGGATGTCGCGGCGCTGACGGGCCTGCTCGGCGACCCGTACGAGTCGGTGATCCGCAAGGTGCAGCCGCGGCTCGAGGAGCACGCGCGGAACTGGATCGCCGAGTCACCCTTCTGCCTCCTGGCCAGCTCCGACGGCGCGGGCAACGCCGACGTGTCCCCGCGCGGAGACAAGACCGGTTTCGTGAAGGTCCTCGACGACCGCACGATCGTGGTGCCGGAACGTCCCGGCAACCAGCGCTACGACACATTGCGCAACCTCATCGTGAACCCCGCGGTCGGGATGCTCTTCCTCATCCCCGGCCGGGAGGAGACCCTGCGCGTCAACGGCCGTGCCCGGCTCGTCGCCAAAGCGCCCTTCATGGCCGATCTCGCGGTCGACGGAAAGCTCCCGAAGGCCGCGATCCTCATCGAGATCGACGAGGTGTTCTTCCACTGTGCCAAGGCTTTCCGCCGGTCGGGACTGTGGCGGCACGAGGAGTGGCCCGACCGCGACGTCGTCCCGTCTCTGGGCGCGATGATGCGCGACATCCTCGCCATCGACGTGACCGCGCAGGTGATCGACGACGACCTCGAAGCCGGGTACCGGGCGACCCTCTACTGA
- a CDS encoding amidase family protein: MVAAGCAVVGETSVPGKGTSWRTWGWTERGATRNPWCAGVTPGGSSAGSAAAVAAGMVPLATGSDGAGSVRIPAAWCGVVGLKLTNGRLAARDRAGLNTPGPIAWRVGDAAAAYDVLAGTRTRLDGPLEGVRAGWSATLGFAEVDPEVAGVARRAAEALEGPLRVAEAGLRLRDPSEVWTRLRSGSGGARALNDGALAAFFRRADLLLTPTVPFPPHGHDGPGERMNVALTWAVNLSGHPAISIPAGCTARGLPVGLQVIGRHGQEETLLRVAAEAELRTPWPRWTPPGRPTSLG; this comes from the coding sequence ATGGTGGCGGCGGGGTGTGCGGTGGTGGGGGAGACCTCGGTGCCGGGGAAGGGGACCTCGTGGCGGACGTGGGGGTGGACGGAGCGGGGGGCGACGCGGAATCCGTGGTGTGCCGGGGTGACTCCGGGCGGGTCGTCGGCGGGGTCGGCGGCGGCCGTGGCGGCGGGGATGGTGCCCCTGGCGACGGGGAGCGACGGGGCCGGGTCGGTGCGGATTCCGGCGGCCTGGTGCGGGGTCGTCGGGTTGAAGTTGACGAACGGGCGGCTTGCCGCGCGGGATCGGGCCGGGTTGAACACGCCGGGGCCCATCGCCTGGCGGGTGGGGGACGCGGCGGCGGCCTATGACGTGCTCGCGGGGACGCGGACGCGGTTGGACGGGCCGCTCGAAGGGGTGCGGGCGGGGTGGTCGGCGACGCTCGGGTTCGCGGAGGTGGATCCGGAGGTCGCGGGGGTCGCGCGCCGGGCCGCGGAGGCGCTGGAAGGACCGCTGCGGGTCGCGGAGGCCGGACTGCGGTTGCGGGACCCCTCCGAGGTCTGGACGCGCCTGCGGAGCGGCTCCGGAGGCGCGCGCGCACTCAACGACGGGGCGCTCGCCGCCTTCTTCCGGCGGGCGGATCTGCTGCTCACCCCGACCGTCCCGTTTCCGCCGCACGGCCACGACGGGCCGGGGGAGCGGATGAACGTGGCGCTCACCTGGGCGGTCAACCTCAGCGGGCATCCGGCGATCTCGATCCCTGCCGGGTGCACCGCGCGAGGGCTGCCCGTCGGGTTGCAGGTCATCGGACGGCACGGACAGGAGGAGACCCTGTTGCGGGTCGCGGCCGAGGCGGAACTGCGGACCCCGTGGCCGCGCTGGACGCCGCCCGGCCGGCCCACGAGTCTCGGATGA